In Vulpes lagopus strain Blue_001 chromosome 15, ASM1834538v1, whole genome shotgun sequence, the sequence AGTGATTTATGGAATTGGTGAGACTACAGTTCGGgatataaggaaaaataaggaaaagattaTCACTTACGCAAGCAGTTCTGATTCCACGAGTCTTCTGGCCAAGAGGAAATCGATGAAGCCGTCCATGTACGAGGAACTGGACAAGGCAATGCTAGAATGGTTCAACCAGCAGAGGGCAAAAGGGAATCCTGTATCGGGCCCGATTTGTGCAAAAAGGGCAGAGTTCTTTTTCTATGCTCTGGGAATGGATGGTGATTTCAACCCCTCTGCGGGCTGGTTAACTCGTTTTAAGCAGCGGCACAGCATTAGGGAGATTAACATTAGAAATGAAAGATTGAATGGCGATGAGACTGCTGTGGAGGATTTTTGCAACAACTTCCGAGACTTCATCGAACGAGAGAATTTACAGCCTGAACAGATCTACAATGCAGACGAAACTGGACTCTTCTGGAAATGCCTGCCTTCCAGGACTTCTGCGATCAAAGGTAAATACAGTGTCTCTGGGCACAAGGCAGTTGAAGAAAGAGTCACTATCATGTGTTGTGCCAATGCAACAGGTTTAcacaaactgaaactctgtgttGTGGGGAAAGCAAAGAAACCTCGCTCCTTCAAGTCGACGGACACCTCAAACCTGCCAGTCTCTTATTTTAGCCAAAAAGGTGCATGGATGGATCTTTCCATTTTCCGACAGTGGTTTGATAAGATCTTTGTGCCACAGGTTCGGGAGTACTTAAGGTCTAAAGGCCTGCAGGAAAAGGCTGTGCTCTTGTTGGATAATTCACCAACACATCCAAATGAAAACGTCCTAAGGTCAGATGATGgtcaaatatttgctaaatatttacCGCCTAACGTGGCTTCATTGATCCAGCCCTCGGATCAAGGGGTCGTGGCGACAATGAAGAGAAATTATCGTGCAGGTCTTCTTCAGAACAACTTGGAAGAAGGTAATGACCTGAAATCATTCTGGAAGAAGCTAACTCTGCTAGATGCACTTTATGAAATAGCAATGGCATGGAATTTAGTAAAGCCAGTTACCATTAGCAGAGCATGGAAGAAGATTCTACCTACCATAGAGGAAAAAGAAGGCTTGGACTTTGATGAAGAAGATATTTCCATGGCTACTGTGTCCACCATTTTACAACATACCAAAGGACTGGAAAATGTGACTACTGAGAACATTGAAAAGTGGCTTGAAGTGGACAGTACTGAACCAGGCTATGAAGTGCTAACTGACAGCGAAATCATCAGAAGAGCACAAGGCCAGACAGACGAATCTAGTGAAAATGAGGAGGAGGAAATAGAACTGATTCCAGAGAAACATATTAATCATGCAGCTGCTCTCCAATGGACTGAAAATTTATTGGATTATCTAGAACAACAAGGTGATATGATCCTGCCTGATAAACTGGTGATTCGTAAACTTCGAGCCACCAtcagaaataaacagaagatgACAACCTCAAGTCAATAATGGCATTTCATTGTTATAGTTTTGCTAATTGTGTCTGTAACTCTTAACCTCTGCAATGTGGCTTAATTTTGTGTTGTCAAGTCTCAGTCACAGCCCTATGAAATACAGATACAGAAATGTATCTGAAGTGTTGGAGGACTATGTTTTGAATCATCTGTGTGTCTTCCTTTATTTGTGCAGATAATTGGAAGCTGATTCTGTATAGATAAAAAGTTACATATACACGTGTATTACTTTGGTAGATCTGCAACTATCCCTTCTATTACAGTGGCATTCtctaaaacctcaaaaaaatttaCAGATAACAGTGAACAGATTGAGCACTTTACTGAAATCTGTTGTTTGGTTTATGAGGGCTGCCACAGTAATATTTACTTGTGTTAACATCTTAAATGGTTATATTTTGTGTTCTGCATACACTGACAGAATGAGAAATAATCTATATTTTAGATTTCAGGGTGGTCTGCAATAATTGAAAGTGAAGTCCAATAATGAGGAAACAGTGATCTATGaattgtaattataaaaataacttagaaatgCTACTTCTGTTCCCTTAACATTTGTTTAGGCGGCAAGGGGAGGAGGTTTTTCTGGAAGTAAATATATATGAAGTGATTACTAAATTAGTAAGAAAACTATTTGAAAGCTGATACATGAAAAATATTCTGATCTATTTGTAGAGAAGTGCGAGTTGAGAATTTGGGGAACTTTAGGTTATTTATACAAAGGGAATAAATAGGCTTGTTTTAATTGGGTCTTATATTATGAATTGggtaattatttattcatgtaattaTAGTACACGTTTTGTAATGTTACATGTGGTGATATGAACTCCCACCTTGTATATGGGGAAGAATCTTGGGAAtttaaagttagatttttttacTGTGTTCTTGGAAATGTCTATAGTTTGAAAAAACTTATCGTACCTTCCCCTTTTATTTGATacgaaaagaaaaagaaatgaataaagtttttattaattttaacaagCCATAGGTTGTGACCTGTTTTATGAAGAAAGCAGAAATGATTATGGAAAGTGCCAGATTCTAAGGAATTTCATCATTTACTCTTTTGACACTTGTAAAAAGGTATTCTTTCTTCTAGAAtccatttaaatttgaattttgatcAATTTGCTTagtaaatttactttttattcaagACTTTGAAAAGACTTTATGAATATTGATTTAATTTATAACTTAAAAGCAATGTGGGTCTCCATATTATTTCATCCTGCCTGATAAATAGGTATTtatcaggcatttttttttaacccttaaaaaaatgttctctattggtcatttttttgaaggtttaacttttaaattgaaatattttgcattttatatttatagtgcCTTTCTTAGAATTCTAAGACTTCAAAGATACTTTTAGCTTTCCCTTATTTCTGTTATCTTCATGATACAtgtccagatttaaaaaaaaaaaaaaagacttctgtgATGAGAACTGTTTGAAAATTGCTGTATGAAAAAAGCATCAGAAATTAACATACATTATCGAATCAGCTAATTATAGATTATGCTATAAATTAAGTtgtatataaaagaaattttcatttttctaatatgaaaatgtataaagGCTTCTTGGAATTTCTGTCTGGatttgctcaatttttaaaattcatcttgcCGGTGAAATTCAGCTGTATCATTGCCACCTAGTGGTAAAATTAACATTACTGTTAAGCTATGtggtttaaaatattaatatctagTAAAAGGTTCACTGTTTTGTGGCGCTTGTAAGAGACTGctcttgttttttagatttatagcTATTTGCTTTTTTCCAAAAGCTGTCAACACTAGTAGGCTATAGTTCTTTTTTGAACCCTTTTATCCTTAAGTATAAGTATAAAAGCTGCCAGTTACTGAATACCATGTTATGTTCTAAGCAATGTACTTATTTATCCTCAAATTATGGTGGATATACTGATATTCAGCTCATAGTCTTAATTGCTGAAGATCACTTGgctacatataaaaatttaaacccAGATATTTAGTGCCAAGAGCCTATGCCTGTATTATTCAACCTAGGCTAACCTTTCCCAGtcttcaaaatttatttcctgCCACCAACCCCCCTGCCCCTGACCTGTCACAGATGTCTGACTTTGCTTCTCTGTACACTTGTGGCAGCAACTGCCCTTCCCCTTACTCTTCTATGAGGTTAGTCTTTCTCTTTAACCACCCTGTAGTTTCATTTCTGTTTATCCCCAACCCTAATAGCACTTGAAACTTGGATCATCTGTCTTTTGATTTCTGGTTAGCCAGGCTCAGTGAGGATCCTTTCTGTCTTAATTTAAAACATACTATTGGGAAAAATAAGCAGTTCATGTGAACATTTCTCTTTAGTTTATGAGACAGTCTCAAAGAGATTTGAGAAGTTGGCACAGTATTTGCTACACCAAAAATACTGGAAACTGCTTCTATCAAAACCACATAAGTATGTATATACACAGATCCATACAGATCAAAAGGGGAAAAACCCAAATGAGATGATATGGGGAGGACAAGGAAGGATACGCTGAAATACAAGAGCTGATTAGAGAATAAAAATGGGACACGTGGGCTGCAGTGAGGTTCATTTTGTAATGATGTGTGTTTCAGCATCATACTCCCAGGCTTACTAGTATGTGCTGCTCATTCATAGATGGTCCATGAATCtctgcatttcttctttcttagagAATGTTAAAACATCAGTGCCAAGTTAAGTGCATTTGATCAGTAATTGGGGAAGGTTAGTGGATGATGACAGAAGCTCTTTGGGTACTATATCTGCCCAAAGTCATAAATCTTTAGTTCCTGATTCCTATTCCCTCAATATCCCACCAGAGGCTGTGTTTggctttctatttttccattaagAAGTTAGCCACAGACAGTATTCTCACCAGTGTTGCCAGGTTTTCCCATTGATGAGCCTCGACAGAACAGCAGCTCTCAGAAAACCCCTCTGCATTATGATGTTTCTTAAGGCCCATACTTCTAGTAGCCAAGAAGTCTATGAGAGTAGGTCTACCTTCAGGGGTTGATACAGGAAATTAGGAACTTACTTTTTATGAGAGATTTGGACTTTTGAGGGGTTCGATGGTGAGGGAAGTGGAATTCTTTGCCAAGTTTAAATTTAGTGAATCAAAAATTGGTTGAGCCTTACTATATACATAAGATGACTGGGAGTGGTGggtttaggaaaataaaaagaggaaaagtggATCTTAAGGTGGAAAatgacatttggaaaaaaaaaaaaacccatctgtTCAATTGCAATCCCATATAAAACAGTCAGCATGATGTGATAGGGACTTTGTAAGTAACCATCATGATTTATATTGCTTATTCATTCCTTTGCTGGCTCTTACTGTGTATACCATTTACGTTTTAAgcttttctttgttctgtttttttactAATCCTGAATGACTTCATACATTTCCATTACCTGCATGCTTAAGACCACAAATCTACCTCCAGTCACCGTCTTCAGAAATGCAGATTTGTATCTTCAATTGAGAAGCAGGATTTAAGTGTGGAAGGGAAATTAAAATTGTTGCTTTTCTTCCCCTCTGTAGTAGACATTAGCATTCTGATGTCAAAGCTACCTATATGGGCTAAGGagttgagataattttttaattgaatgctgAATTAGGCTTATCTTCTTTGGtctaaaatagcaaaatagataattatctattttcttatttctgtcctTAGTTAGCCTTTCTGGCGTACATACATGTCTTTGCCTCTGACCATTCCTTCCCACAGGGAGGCATAGTGGTTTCTGTTTTTGATACCCTTGTTGCTACTCAAGTACTAAAATTTAGTTTGTCATGTTCCAGCCTCTAACCTCCTTAAAAGACCATCATTTATACTCTTGACACCAACTATAGTCCTTAGAAATGTACTGTTTTCACAGTTTAGGCAGCTGGCAACTTTGCATGGTAACTAGTCTAATGCAATTTGAAGTTGGATTGAAAGAATGCCCAAAGGGTACCATATCAGTTGCTGGGGACACCTAAATTGTGAAAACTGGTGACTGTAAGGCCTTGGAGGGAGTCTTGTAAGACTTGTAATATATTGTGAACTGATTTTTGTGATCTATGTTTCTTAATACTGGACTATGAGATCAAGGCTCCGTGATTTGCAGAGTACTCAGCAAACACTAATTGTACACTTTCTCTAAGACATGTCTTAGGCAATACACGGGATACGTGGATAAGACTATCTGCTTCAAGAGATTTATATTATAATAGAGACATGTAGGAAAAGTTTCCACATATCTCTCAACATGCAACCAAGGGTGAGAACCACAAGATTATGCATTTGCAAGGTAAGCAGAGTAGAAGATGTGGAGATGAGATTAATAGGTTCCTCTGATGGACCATGAGGTCAAGACTATGTATAGAGGCAGAGTAATGAGGAAgctaaataaacaagcaaattcACACATATATGCATCTCTGTGTGTTTGTAGTAGTAACTATGATATCAGAGGAGAGACCATAGAGCTTGGAAGAACACCCAGTATTTAAGTCCCAGTTTTAcccatttttcagttctagaatttctaattggttcctatttttctttcatgtataaaataatctattatttaagtgtattaattttacttatttggaagTTACAGTTTGAATTCTCTATAATCTCTGAGCCTTCTGTAATCTTTGagtttgtagtcttttttttttaattttttttatttatttatgattgtcacacagagagagagagagaggcagagacacaggcagagggagaagcaggctccatgcgctgggagcccgatgtgggattcgatcccgggtctccaggatcgcgccctgggccaaaggcaggcgccaaaccgctgcgccacccagggatcccgagtttgtAGTCTTTCACGGAGCTGGTACTATGCCAACACTTGGACATTGTTAATCGTGCCTCTGTCCTCAGGGAGCTGAGATTGCCTGAAATACTATGGTCTCTGCTTGTATAGCACAATAGTGGGAAGTGTAGAAACATCTGCTAAAGTTTGGTCAGAGCCATTGATAGTGAGAATACGGAATTGACATTATAACCTGCCAGATGGGGAACTTGGGAGCTTGTTTTCTGGGTTTGGATGTACCCCATTCCTCCTGACTTTACCAGCTCCCAGGGGCATTGTTCTATTAATCACTGCAAGCCCTGGCCTTTCTTGAACACAGGCATAATGTTCTCTTGTGCCTAGCCTTGGAAAGTGGCAGTTATGTGCCTGGATCCTTAAATTAGGCCCCTTGTTGGTTATATCTGGACTTCTCCCAGCTTTTCACCACTTCATTATATGGAACACAATTTTCTCCTACACAATTTATGGTCCTTCAAAAGTTTACCTTCTTGTTTTTAGGATGGAGTCCGTGCTTCTAATCTAATATCTCCATTTATCCTGATATCAGAAATCCCATCAGTGTGATCTTGGGTGAATCTCTAAATCTCCTcactaaaatggggataataatacagatcgttaaaaagaataaataaaataatgtacaacactgtgaatgaATGCTAGTTTTTAAGTTCTTAATAGGAAGCATTAAAAGACCAGAGGCATCGAAGATGAAGAGTAGAGTGGGAGAGTAAGAAAATTGAGACAGTAGGAGTTTGTGGTTGAAGGGAGGGTTAAAAGGTCAAGATTTGCAACTCTAGGTATTCACAATGTGTTGAGGCAATATATACAATCAGGCATTCCTTTTTCAATGCTCTATGCTGCCTTCTCTTATTATTGCATGATATGGGGACTAACCCTTTTATTCACACTCTAAGTcagaagacacttttttttttcacattacaGTTGATTCTTGAACAATAGGTTTGAACTGTtggggtccacttatatgcaaatttttacagcacagtactgtaaatgtattttatagttttcttaacattttctttgctctagGTTACTTGTAAGAATACAAtgtaaaacacatatataaaatatctgttaATCAACTGTTATTGTGTTTCAGTCAACAGTATAGGCttttagttaagttttggggaagtccaaagttatatgtagatttttgttTGGGGGGTGGTCAGTGCCCAAGAGCCCCATGTTgtttcaagggtcaactgtataattATAAGATATTTGTAGATTCTCACTTTGAGAACCTCTCTAGAAGGAGACATGTACATTTCAGTTAAGTCCTAAAGGTATCAAGGCAAGAAAAAGATCCATTGCTGAAAATCCCTTCCAGGTATATACACTAGTATTTTATGGAAAGTTAGTAAAGTTTTgaggaagagataaaagaaatctgaaaaagacaaatgaataagtaaaggGATATTGAATAGTGACAAgcatttgtatacttttttttttgtctctgaatgagaaaaataaaaaatataaaacatgattgATAACTGatggcagatttttttcaaaacttattttaaaaacatgatcacATTAGGGGCATGCGGGTGGTGCAggaggttaagcatccaactcttggtttcagctcaggtggtgatctcagggtcgggcgaccaaaccccatgtggggctctgtcctcAGCACGGAATCGGCTTGAgggttctctccctttccctttgcccctcccactcatgctctctctgaaataaacctttaacaacaacagcaacaactaaGCATGATCACATTGGGATGATTTCAAATGGACTGAGAGCAGCTATATGGTTTTAGTTACCACTGAAAAGAAACCAGATGGCAGGGGGACTCTACCTTTTCACTAATAGCATTTTCACAAAAAATGTTAGTGAAGATTGGTATTTGATGCCATTCTGGAGTCAAAAGAATAAATGGTATTGGGCAGCCAAATCGTTCTTCTATTCCCCATTTTTACATGTCTTTTTGTCTCTCCAtctaattattttccttcatagcaTCCTTGTTGTTTGGAGAGTGGGCCTCAGTTGTCtgtcttttgcctctttttttttttttttttttcctgtctcttcatACAAGAATGACAAGGAAAGACCTGAGTGGATCTGTCTGGTATTATAAATTGGTATAGTAATGGAATTGTCAGTACACATGTAAGGGGGAAAAGTGCACACATTTCATTCTTtataaaagactatttttaaaaaagattttattagagagagaaagcaagcaagagcatgagcatgagaagtggggaagggcagagggagagggagaagcaggcctgacacggggcttgatcccaggaccctgagatcatgacttgagctgaaggcagatgcttaaccacctgagccacccaggtgcccctataaaagACTGTTTTTTGATCAGATTTTCTTGCATACAGCaagtaaagaaaaatctttgttgCAGAAATGTATGAAGGCTCTGTGGGAACTGAAAACAAGGCTGCATTTGATCATAAAATTAAGCACCACTAGAATTCCctattttcatttcagtatttaGGACTAGCTTATTTTTATCCTGTATATTACATATACTTTCACAAATAAAACTGATTGCAATGTGGAAAAATCAGTTatccatgaaataatttttaagctgTGTTTCTGCCCTCAGTAGTATCTctagttttgaattttattggGAAAAATTGTGTTCCATGTATTAAACAATCAGATATCTTTTAGATAAACATGTACTCCCTTTCAACTTAAGTACTTTTTAGTTCCTTTAATGTAACtatgaaattttataattcattcattcatctcaaGTATTTATTTACCTATGAATATTTACCTACTTTAtaaccaaaaaatttaaataatcatcCCCTAATTTCTTCTTGCAGATTTGTGTAATCATGAGCTTGAAATTAAACCCTTACCTATTTTTTATGTTAGAAAAATGACTCATATTTTAGGTTGCTATACTACTTCATTGATCAATGAGATGATGAAGAGACAGGCTCAGCAAGACTGATGATTTTTTATGAGTTTTAGCATTCAAATTGGTTTTAAAAACCAGAATTATTTTGAGGTTATCATTTAGAAATGTATGTAGTATATAGCATTTTATCAttgatttatataaatacatggtACAAATACTCTTAACACACAGTTATTTATGTACGTGTTTTATATAACCTAGAGATGATTTAATGGCTTTAGAACAAAAAAATTCAGATACAAATAACAgagttaaaaatattcaataatggttatataaaaatagagagttaaagaaaaatgttcaataatGATTATATtctaaaagtattaaaataccCAATGTAGGAGTTTTAGTTTAACTgagttttcataaaatttctcCCAACATAATGGATGTTTTCTTGAATTGCAAACATGCCTGCTCTTTAATAAtaagcctttaaaatttttttatagatagATGCATTAATATTAATCATATAACCTGTAGCTTGACAGAGTTGCCTTCTAATCAAGCTGTGGTCATCATTCTTGCTTAAATATGTGAATTTAGCCTAATTAGGATATAATTAGGTTGAACCTGATTTGGCTTGACAAAAAGCCCTGCAGGTATTCTAAGgtcaaaattaattttcaaggATTCAACATATTTCTTGTTAGTTCATAACAATGTACAAGGTtacatagcattttaaaaagcacagtacacaaaagcttcaaaataaaagtagacatgacatttattttctgtttaccaGATTTAGGACACCTTTTCCTACTCTGTAACATtcaagagcatttttaaaaatgcactaaaggaaataaatccaAGCGTGAATGATTGATAAATTCTATCATCTaatgaaataggggcacctgagtggctcagtagtttaagtgtctacttttggctggggtcatgatctcgcagtcctgggattgagccgcatgttgggctccctgcccagctgggaacctgcttttctctctctcttttcagctctccctgcttgtgctctctctctctctctctctcggtcaaataaataaatcaaatcttaaaataaaaatctaatgaaataGTTTGTTAAAGATGACTGGTGGTGTCCTTTTGTCCACATCTGCTCAACATAAAATGTGTAGGATGGAGAAGAATCTGGTTTGTGGGAGCCAATGTAGAAAAGGCTATGAGTAGCTTATTATCAACCAGTAATTAATGAAATGTACATTAACAACATAATAGTGAATATTTACAGAAGACTTAACATATGCCAGAAATTGTTCTACGTACTAGGTATTTAGCAAGAGAACTATTTATTGCATTAAagagcaatttattttatttccctgtgGATCAGCTAACAACAGGGAATTAGGCTCAATAAAAGGCTTAACTGGATGTTAGAATTGTCTCCAGACATGGTGAACTTCCCCCTGAAGTATATGGTTTTCTGTAACTAGTAGGGCTAAAATTGTGATTAGACTGCCAGATCACTAAACTATAGCAAAGGGGTTCAGTCACTATACTGGTTGTTGGATGAGATGCTGTTTCAATCCTGAGGCTCATGATTCATTCACATTGAAGGGTTATAAGGAAAGCACTGATCAAAttaccaaagagaaataaaaatgttttcagaagcTTTCATTTAcgcattcaatgaatatttacttaGTGCTTACTACATACCACATACTGTTTTCAACCCTTGGGGATCTGTTTTTACAATAAGTATTGTGAGTTTTGGAATGTTAGTCTTTTCTTTAACTTCTCTAGTTTCAAAGAACCACATTTTGCCATCGAAATATATCCaattatggaatataaaaaaagaattaagggaAATCCAGAAAGAATTAGACACCAGATAATGTGCCTTTCTttgtataaacttttttttttccataggaatttgtggttgtttctggCATTTAGGACAAGAGATTGACCTTTTCTCTCTTGTCCATTTAAAATTACTAACTATGctacaataacaataataatggaTATCATTCACTGAACATTTACCATATGATGCAGGTAGTATACGTCATTGTATCTCTTGTACTGAAGAGGAAATAGGCATAGAGAGGCTTACTAACTTACCTAAGGTTAAGCAGCTAGTAAGAGATTAAACAAAAAAACTGTATTGTGCTTGTTTTCTATTTGGTATGATTAGCTACATACCACATAACCTTTCTAGATAGAGAATCTGTATGCCTGGTGCACTGATTctcatttgttattgttttgcaattttaatatatgagaaaaggaagtggattagtaaaaaggaagaaattatagtGGAAGTTCAGTAATGTTTCAACAACACTAACCTGGCcattctttctgattttcctttataGACTCGTCTTCCTATTGGAATTGGAGGTATTTCTTGGCATTCTGTTAGCTCCTCTACCCTGCTCTTCCTTGCCACATAATCCCTGAATGGTCTTATCCCTGATATGATTTCTATCACTAGTCTAACCTTTTATAAATCTCAACTCTACATTTCCAAGTAAGGCCATTTTCCTTTGTTCCATCTAGATCAGTATATCCAACAATTTAGGTAAATTGATGCTTTGAGTTGTATTTTAAActtgtaaacattttctttttatctataaaattaattttcacaacatTTAGCTATTTCTCTAATTTCAAGAAAACCTACATAATCTTTAGTTAATTTGAGCTATCTCAGTGAGGTCataataaaataagatcaaaTTAACCCCTATGTCAACATAGATTGCAATTTATGTGAATAACAGTTTTCTATGATAAGTTTTCTAACAAATGGAAATccctaaaatctatttttaagctCAAGTTTACAAAGCAATT encodes:
- the JRKL gene encoding jerky protein homolog-like, translated to MSGKRKRVVLTIKDKLDIIKKLEDGGSSKQLAVIYGIGETTVRDIRKNKEKIITYASSSDSTSLLAKRKSMKPSMYEELDKAMLEWFNQQRAKGNPVSGPICAKRAEFFFYALGMDGDFNPSAGWLTRFKQRHSIREINIRNERLNGDETAVEDFCNNFRDFIERENLQPEQIYNADETGLFWKCLPSRTSAIKGKYSVSGHKAVEERVTIMCCANATGLHKLKLCVVGKAKKPRSFKSTDTSNLPVSYFSQKGAWMDLSIFRQWFDKIFVPQVREYLRSKGLQEKAVLLLDNSPTHPNENVLRSDDGQIFAKYLPPNVASLIQPSDQGVVATMKRNYRAGLLQNNLEEGNDLKSFWKKLTLLDALYEIAMAWNLVKPVTISRAWKKILPTIEEKEGLDFDEEDISMATVSTILQHTKGLENVTTENIEKWLEVDSTEPGYEVLTDSEIIRRAQGQTDESSENEEEEIELIPEKHINHAAALQWTENLLDYLEQQGDMILPDKLVIRKLRATIRNKQKMTTSSQ